A genome region from Amblyraja radiata isolate CabotCenter1 chromosome 32, sAmbRad1.1.pri, whole genome shotgun sequence includes the following:
- the phpt1 gene encoding 14 kDa phosphohistidine phosphatase, translating into MAAALARVPAVVIDPSGVFKYILIRVGQDGGPEMDVVRGWASADYHADIYDQVSAEIEQQGLYCECQGGGRIRHDKQEKNIHVYGYSMGFGRAKHEITTEILRAKYPDYTVTWADEGY; encoded by the exons atggcggcggcgcTGGCGCGGGTTCCCGCGGTTGTGATCGACCCGAGCGGCGTCTTCAAATACATTCTGATCCGGGTCGGGCAGGACGGTGGCCCCGAGATGGACGTGGTGCGGGGGTGGGCGTCCGCCGATTACCATG CTGATATCTACGACCAGGTGTCGGCAGAGATTGAGCAGCAAGGTCTGTACTGTGAGTGCCAGGGTGGGGGCCGCATCAGGCACGATAAGCAAGAGAAGAATATACACGTGTACGGATACTCCATG GGCTTTGGCCGGGCTAAGCATGAAATAACGACAGAAATCCTGAGGGCCAAGTACCCAGACTACACGGTGACCTGGGCAGACGAGGGCTACTGA